In the Topomyia yanbarensis strain Yona2022 chromosome 3, ASM3024719v1, whole genome shotgun sequence genome, one interval contains:
- the LOC131687820 gene encoding uncharacterized protein LOC131687820, whose amino-acid sequence MIFRLFGVPEIMLTDNGSQFVSKTFKSLLEAYQVSHWLTPAFHPQVNNTERVNRVITTALRATLKKGHNHWADDVQEIANAIRNAVHDSTKYSPYFVVFGWNKISDGREHGYVRDNYQPSADDDNSVSDRRKKLFEEVRTNLTMAYQKHAKTYNLRSNAKCASYIVGEKVLKQTFDLSDKGKGFCKKLAPKYESAVVRKVLGSNTYELVDLAGKDLGSTSLIG is encoded by the coding sequence ATGATTTTCCGACTATTCGGGGTACCGGAGATCATGCTCACGGACAATGGATCGCAGTTCGTCTCAAAAACTTTTAAGAGTCTGCTGGAGGCTTATCAAGTGTCCCACTGGCTAACCCCTGCATTCCACCCTCAGGTCAACAACACCGAAAGGGTGAATCGCGTCATTACGACGGCACTTCGGGCAACTTTAAAAAAAGGCCACAATCATTGGGCAGACGATGTTCAGGAAATCGCCAACGCAATCCGTAACGCAGTTCATGACTCCACGAAGTACAGCCCGTACTTTGTCGTTTTTGGTTGGAACAAGATTTCGGACGGAAGGGAGCACGGTTACGTAAGGGACAACTATCAGCCAAGCGCGGATGACGACAATTCTGTTTCCGATAGACGGAAGAAATTGTTCGAGGAAGTGCGAACCAATCTGACCATGGCGTACCAAAAACACGCTAAAACATACAACCTTCGATCAAATGCTAAATGTGCTTCTTATATAGTGGGGGAGAAGGTGCTGAAGCAAACCTTTGACCTTTCTGACAAGGGGAAAGGGTTTTGCAAAAAGCTAGCGCCCAAGTACGAATCGGCTGTTGTGCGGAAGGTACTTGGCTCCAATACCTATGAATTGGTAGATCTTGCGGGAAAAGATTTGGGGTCTACTTCGCTAATCGGCTGA